In the genome of Rhodoferax fermentans, one region contains:
- the smpB gene encoding SsrA-binding protein SmpB: MAKKPDTATRIADNKKAAFNYFFEERFEAGIVLEGWEVKSLREGKVQLTDGYVVIRNGELFIIGLQIQPLGTASTHITPDKQRTRKLLMHREEIKRLIGKVEQKGYTLVPINLHWKAGKIKCEVALAKGKAEHDKRDTIKDREGKREVERAMKSRQR; the protein is encoded by the coding sequence ATGGCCAAAAAACCCGACACCGCAACCCGCATTGCTGACAACAAAAAAGCGGCATTCAATTACTTTTTTGAGGAACGCTTTGAAGCCGGCATCGTGCTCGAAGGCTGGGAGGTCAAATCCCTGCGTGAAGGCAAGGTGCAACTGACCGACGGCTATGTCGTCATCCGCAATGGTGAGTTGTTCATCATCGGCCTGCAGATCCAGCCTTTGGGCACCGCATCCACCCACATCACGCCGGACAAACAGCGCACCCGCAAACTGCTGATGCACCGGGAAGAGATCAAACGCCTGATTGGCAAGGTCGAGCAAAAAGGCTACACCCTGGTGCCGATCAACCTGCACTGGAAAGCGGGCAAGATCAAGTGTGAAGTGGCACTGGCCAAGGGCAAGGCCGAGCACGACAAGCGCGACACCATCAAGGACCGCGAAGGCAAGCGCGAAGTGGAACGCGCCATGAAGTCACGCCAGCGCTGA